The Mesorhizobium loti genome includes a region encoding these proteins:
- a CDS encoding UdgX family uracil-DNA binding protein (This protein belongs to the uracil DNA glycosylase superfamily, members of which act in excision repair of DNA. However, it belongs more specifically to UdgX branch, whose founding member was found to bind uracil in DNA (where it does not belong), without cleaving it, appears to promote DNA repair by a pathway involving RecA, rather than base excision.), with translation MQPAQLNLARYSVQLGSETDFAGWRDAARRLALNEVRPEDISWQVELGRALHDNRLPAIPSGARLDVPRAFIDHAETAFCHSDPTRFAFLYRLLWRLRTEPKLLAIASDADTRRLETMVKAIRRDIHKMRAFVRFRKIGGGNEERYVAWFEPDHFIVERNAAFFVKRFTGMRWTILTPHASADWDGERLAIGRGAAQGQAPAEDDTEALWLTYFASIFNPARLKVKAMQKEMPKKYWRNLPEASLIPELISGADKATKDMIARMPTTPAPHYAKVQARHWPKREPARVVEDEARTVFELRELAKGCSRCPLWREATQTVFGEGPGNARVVFVGEQPGDQEDLAGKPFVGPAGKVFDAILDDAGVDRQKVYVTNAVKHFKFEPRGKRRIHSKPNAGEVQACRWWIDREFELIKPDLAVALGATAALSLLGNAIPVTTLRGQVVEREDGLRVFITIHPSFILRIQEPAAKEAERERFLDDLKQVKKLVTV, from the coding sequence ATGCAGCCGGCTCAGCTCAACCTTGCCCGTTACAGCGTGCAGCTAGGCAGCGAGACCGATTTTGCCGGCTGGCGCGATGCGGCACGGCGGTTAGCGCTGAACGAGGTCAGGCCGGAGGACATTAGCTGGCAGGTCGAGCTCGGTCGGGCTCTGCACGACAATAGATTGCCCGCTATTCCCAGCGGTGCCCGGCTCGACGTTCCACGCGCGTTCATCGACCATGCCGAAACGGCCTTCTGCCATTCCGACCCCACACGGTTCGCTTTTCTCTATCGGTTGCTCTGGCGACTGCGCACCGAGCCCAAACTGCTGGCCATAGCATCGGATGCCGACACCAGGCGCCTCGAAACCATGGTGAAAGCGATACGCCGCGACATCCACAAGATGCGCGCCTTCGTGCGGTTTCGGAAGATCGGCGGTGGCAACGAGGAGCGCTATGTAGCCTGGTTCGAGCCGGACCATTTCATCGTCGAGCGCAACGCGGCTTTCTTTGTCAAACGCTTCACCGGCATGCGCTGGACCATTTTGACGCCACATGCGTCCGCCGACTGGGATGGCGAAAGGTTGGCCATCGGCCGGGGCGCTGCCCAGGGCCAAGCGCCGGCTGAAGACGATACCGAGGCGCTGTGGCTGACCTATTTCGCGAGCATCTTCAATCCGGCGCGGCTCAAGGTGAAAGCCATGCAGAAGGAGATGCCGAAGAAATATTGGCGGAACCTTCCCGAGGCGTCGCTCATTCCAGAACTGATCTCGGGAGCGGACAAGGCCACCAAGGATATGATTGCCAGAATGCCGACAACGCCGGCGCCACACTACGCGAAGGTGCAGGCAAGGCATTGGCCGAAGCGTGAGCCTGCCAGGGTGGTGGAGGACGAGGCCAGAACTGTTTTCGAACTGCGCGAACTGGCGAAGGGTTGCAGTCGCTGTCCGCTGTGGCGCGAAGCGACGCAGACCGTGTTCGGCGAAGGGCCTGGCAACGCGAGGGTGGTTTTCGTCGGCGAACAACCGGGCGATCAGGAAGATCTCGCCGGCAAGCCTTTCGTCGGGCCGGCAGGCAAGGTGTTCGATGCGATACTGGACGATGCTGGGGTCGACCGGCAGAAGGTCTACGTCACCAACGCGGTCAAGCATTTCAAGTTCGAGCCGCGCGGCAAGCGTCGCATCCACTCCAAGCCGAATGCCGGCGAGGTCCAAGCCTGCCGCTGGTGGATTGATCGGGAATTCGAGCTGATCAAGCCCGACCTTGCGGTGGCGCTCGGCGCAACGGCGGCGTTGTCACTACTGGGCAACGCGATCCCGGTCACGACATTGCGCGGCCAGGTTGTCGAGCGCGAGGATGGCTTGCGCGTGTTCATCACGATCCACCCTTCTTTCATCCTGCGCATTCAGGAGCCGGCCGCCAAGGAAGCAGAACGAGAGCGGTTCCTAGACGACTTGAAGCAGGTGAAGAAACTAGTGACGGTTTGA
- a CDS encoding PAS domain-containing protein: protein MLRAFACKGGCVLNDLLDTAPIGDPPSNTNFLSGGGEMGSLTRAYDWNKTGLGPPQGWPQSLRTTVKLMLQSRHPMFIWWGPDLIQFYNDAYRATLGPERHPSALGDRGKDCWAEIWHIIGPQIEFVMAGKGSTWDEDALVPVTRHGKREDVWWTYSYGPIDVDGEVGGVLVICNDVTERHLAKEALEDHTRYLEQLFEQAPGFIAVLQGPNHIFEIANAAYKRLVGDRTFVGKTVREVIPEMEGQGFFELLDEVYRTGVAHVGRRVPFIFAGDAEALTKTRVVDFVYQPISLTTGESTGIFCEGIDVTDHVQAEEHLRLMNQELKHRVKNTLAMVSAIAGQTLRGTPSASALATFHGRLAAFGKAHDTLTADAWATASVRNVVHDALEAHRTGQGRFIISGPDITLGSKQALSLALATHELATNAAKYGALSSTRGTVHVSWREEREGDAVMFHFEWKEADGPSVTAPMKKGFGTRLINRVLSADFGGRVEIDYSPSGLICRLVAPTQNLNQDHPAFAGE, encoded by the coding sequence ATGCTTCGCGCTTTCGCCTGCAAGGGAGGCTGCGTGTTGAACGACCTTCTAGACACTGCGCCGATCGGTGATCCACCGTCGAATACCAATTTCCTGTCAGGTGGCGGGGAGATGGGCTCGCTCACCCGAGCTTACGACTGGAACAAGACCGGCCTCGGGCCACCTCAAGGTTGGCCCCAAAGTTTGCGTACAACCGTCAAGCTGATGCTCCAGTCGCGTCACCCCATGTTCATCTGGTGGGGGCCCGACCTCATCCAATTCTACAATGATGCCTACCGTGCGACACTAGGGCCTGAACGGCATCCGAGCGCCCTGGGAGACCGTGGCAAGGATTGTTGGGCTGAAATCTGGCACATCATCGGTCCTCAAATTGAATTCGTTATGGCCGGAAAAGGGTCGACTTGGGACGAGGACGCCTTGGTCCCGGTGACCCGCCACGGCAAGCGTGAGGATGTCTGGTGGACGTATAGTTACGGGCCGATTGATGTCGATGGCGAGGTCGGTGGGGTCCTGGTCATCTGCAACGACGTTACTGAGAGGCATCTGGCAAAGGAGGCGTTGGAAGATCACACTCGCTACCTTGAGCAACTCTTTGAGCAAGCGCCCGGTTTCATAGCGGTGCTCCAGGGTCCGAACCATATCTTCGAAATCGCCAACGCTGCCTACAAGCGCCTGGTGGGGGATCGAACATTCGTCGGGAAAACTGTGCGCGAAGTGATCCCGGAGATGGAGGGCCAAGGCTTTTTCGAATTGCTTGATGAGGTCTATCGAACAGGCGTCGCTCATGTCGGCAGACGGGTACCATTCATCTTTGCTGGAGACGCCGAAGCGCTTACCAAGACAAGAGTGGTCGACTTTGTCTATCAGCCGATCAGCCTGACCACCGGGGAGAGCACGGGCATCTTCTGCGAGGGGATCGACGTCACTGACCACGTCCAGGCCGAAGAGCATCTACGACTGATGAATCAGGAATTGAAGCACCGAGTTAAGAACACGCTGGCAATGGTCAGCGCAATCGCCGGGCAGACCCTTCGTGGAACTCCTTCCGCATCTGCGCTTGCGACCTTCCACGGGCGTTTGGCCGCCTTCGGAAAGGCCCACGACACTCTGACGGCCGACGCCTGGGCTACGGCGTCAGTAAGGAATGTTGTCCACGACGCACTTGAAGCTCACCGGACCGGGCAAGGGAGGTTCATCATATCCGGCCCAGACATCACCTTGGGCTCGAAGCAGGCGTTGTCGCTCGCCCTTGCCACCCATGAGTTGGCGACGAACGCTGCCAAGTATGGGGCGCTTTCCAGCACCCGGGGCACGGTTCACGTTTCCTGGCGGGAGGAGCGTGAGGGAGATGCGGTCATGTTTCACTTCGAGTGGAAAGAGGCAGACGGCCCATCGGTCACGGCACCGATGAAGAAGGGCTTTGGGACTCGCCTCATCAATCGCGTTCTATCGGCAGATTTCGGGGGGCGCGTCGAGATCGACTATTCACCCAGCGGACTGATCTGCCGCCTCGTCGCTCCAACTCAGAATTTGAACCAAGACCACCCTGCTTTTGCGGGCGAGTGA
- a CDS encoding DUF3309 family protein, with translation MGLGTILIIILIIALLGGFSGLGGGPFYGTGYYGGGGIGLVLLIVIILVVLGRI, from the coding sequence ATGGGTCTGGGTACCATTCTCATCATCATTCTGATCATTGCCTTGCTAGGTGGCTTCAGCGGCTTGGGCGGCGGGCCGTTCTACGGGACCGGCTACTACGGCGGTGGTGGCATCGGTTTGGTGCTGCTGATCGTGATCATTCTCGTTGTTCTCGGGCGCATCTAG
- a CDS encoding outer membrane lipoprotein carrier protein LolA produces MAVLTNKIIGFWFVLGATMNGELAPAVSAAPVEAQTIADHFSSVKSMSGDFVQSGPKTEKTRGRFYLQRPGKIRFNYTGQSGVSVIADGKSLVVYNKKLKTSRLYALSKTPLKLLLDNNVEFSGRRFKGITEEGDLVIVRLADRSAFGNAKISMMFDRKSLDLRKWSLTDERGQTTTITISNVKEGVHVAEETFKIDYPANREYNTTTKSR; encoded by the coding sequence ATGGCTGTTCTAACTAACAAAATCATTGGGTTTTGGTTCGTTCTGGGCGCCACCATGAATGGGGAACTCGCGCCCGCGGTTTCGGCCGCCCCTGTAGAAGCGCAGACGATCGCCGATCATTTCTCATCGGTAAAATCAATGTCTGGGGACTTTGTTCAGTCGGGCCCCAAGACCGAAAAGACCCGTGGCAGGTTCTATCTCCAACGACCTGGCAAGATCCGATTCAACTATACAGGCCAATCAGGAGTCAGCGTCATTGCTGACGGCAAATCCTTGGTCGTTTACAACAAGAAGCTCAAGACGTCGCGGCTTTATGCCCTGTCCAAGACACCACTCAAGCTGCTGCTCGACAACAACGTCGAGTTCTCCGGCAGACGCTTCAAAGGGATCACGGAGGAAGGCGATCTGGTCATTGTCAGGCTGGCCGACAGGTCAGCTTTCGGTAATGCGAAAATTTCTATGATGTTTGACAGGAAATCACTCGATCTACGAAAATGGAGCCTTACCGACGAGAGGGGACAAACAACGACGATAACAATCTCCAACGTGAAAGAGGGCGTTCACGTCGCCGAGGAAACATTCAAGATCGACTATCCGGCGAACCGGGAATACAACACCACTACGAAGTCGCGTTGA
- a CDS encoding SOS response-associated peptidase, with translation MRAAGNLIELVPMNFSFPPSGKGGPVFNFRSKGRSFANSNRCLIPASAFFEFTGKKYPKAKHRFTLKSAPFMAIAGLWREGQGNHPPAFTMLTTEPGPDVAPIHDRQIVVLQPADWAAWIYLTKPEAELLRPLPEGSLVVETVRKGSD, from the coding sequence ATGCGTGCGGCCGGCAATCTGATCGAGCTGGTTCCAATGAATTTCAGCTTTCCGCCCTCCGGCAAAGGCGGGCCAGTCTTCAACTTCCGTTCGAAAGGGCGAAGCTTCGCCAACAGCAACCGCTGCCTGATTCCGGCAAGCGCTTTCTTCGAGTTCACCGGCAAGAAATACCCAAAAGCCAAGCACCGTTTCACTCTCAAGAGTGCGCCATTTATGGCGATCGCAGGCCTTTGGCGTGAGGGCCAGGGCAATCATCCTCCCGCTTTCACGATGCTGACGACCGAACCCGGTCCAGACGTCGCGCCTATTCACGATCGCCAAATTGTCGTGCTGCAGCCGGCGGATTGGGCGGCATGGATCTATCTGACGAAGCCAGAGGCGGAACTGCTACGGCCGCTTCCTGAGGGGTCGCTTGTCGTCGAAACCGTCCGGAAAGGGAGCGATTGA
- a CDS encoding PRC-barrel domain containing protein: protein MIRKLLATTAVATLLTAGLWTAGANAEDAAKPANTTPTMAAPAAMADGSLVSKIIGADAYDSAADNAEKIGDVKDIVLTKDGKAKFIIIGVGGFLGIGEKNVAYDFNKAEWVEKKGERWLVAKTTKEDLQAQPDFDLKVYDTTTASNATDAPAVTANSEPAAATTDKTATAAIDKAALTELPLDKISTKDFIGTTVYGADDAKVGEIGDVVLSGDKKVDAVVLDVGGFLGIGEKEVAVGLEKLKFMSDKDGNRYLYTNFTKAQLEAQTAYDKGTYAQNRDKQRIVISQ, encoded by the coding sequence ATGATCCGCAAACTTTTGGCTACCACAGCAGTAGCTACGCTTCTGACGGCTGGGCTATGGACCGCGGGTGCCAATGCCGAAGACGCTGCCAAACCCGCCAACACGACCCCAACCATGGCCGCTCCTGCGGCGATGGCCGACGGGAGCCTGGTTTCGAAGATCATTGGCGCCGACGCCTACGATAGCGCGGCGGACAATGCCGAGAAGATTGGCGATGTGAAAGACATCGTCCTCACCAAAGACGGCAAAGCCAAATTCATTATCATCGGCGTCGGCGGGTTCCTGGGCATCGGCGAAAAGAACGTCGCCTATGATTTCAACAAGGCCGAATGGGTTGAGAAGAAGGGTGAACGCTGGCTGGTCGCCAAGACCACCAAGGAAGACCTCCAGGCGCAACCCGATTTCGACCTGAAGGTCTACGACACGACTACGGCTTCGAACGCCACCGATGCCCCGGCTGTCACGGCCAACAGCGAACCGGCTGCGGCCACGACGGACAAGACAGCCACCGCCGCTATCGACAAGGCGGCGCTGACCGAGCTGCCGCTGGACAAGATCAGCACCAAGGATTTCATCGGCACCACCGTCTACGGCGCCGATGATGCGAAGGTTGGCGAGATCGGCGACGTCGTCCTGAGCGGCGACAAGAAGGTGGATGCCGTGGTTCTCGACGTGGGCGGGTTCCTCGGCATTGGCGAAAAGGAAGTAGCTGTCGGCCTGGAGAAATTGAAGTTCATGTCCGACAAGGACGGAAACCGCTATCTCTACACAAATTTCACCAAAGCCCAGCTCGAAGCACAGACCGCCTATGACAAGGGCACCTACGCCCAGAATCGCGACAAACAGCGCATCGTTATTAGTCAGTAA
- a CDS encoding putative DNA modification/repair radical SAM protein — protein sequence MSAVPVREKLAILSDAAKYDASCASSGSAKRDSLKSGGIGSTEGMGICHSYAPDGRCISLLKILLTNFCIYDCSYCINRSSSNVRRARFSIDEVVKLTMDFYRRNYIEGLFLSSGVIRSPDETMGEMVEVARRLRLEEKFSGYIHLKTIPESSAELVEKAGLYADRLSINVELPTDEGVKRLAPEKKPETIRLSMAKLRQKMEEKAEPTMRTKKRERFAPGGQSTQMIIGADKTSDDGILHTSARLYGSYHLRRVYYSAFSPIPDSSSSLPLQKPPLMREHRLYQADWLMRFYGFSQPEILAGSSDGMLDLAIDPKLAWALRNRGQFPVDINRANREALLRVPGLGTKVIAKILETRRHRRLRLEDVGRLCQSIAKLRPFIIAEGWSPGGLTDKAGLRDTIVRSCEQLSLF from the coding sequence ATGTCAGCAGTTCCTGTCCGCGAAAAGCTCGCAATCCTGTCCGACGCCGCCAAATACGACGCCTCTTGCGCCTCGTCGGGTTCGGCAAAGCGCGATTCGCTAAAATCCGGCGGCATCGGCTCCACCGAAGGCATGGGCATCTGCCATTCCTACGCGCCGGACGGCCGCTGCATTTCGCTCTTGAAGATCCTGCTCACCAATTTCTGCATCTACGATTGCAGCTATTGCATCAACCGCTCGTCCTCGAATGTGCGCCGCGCCCGCTTCAGCATTGACGAAGTGGTGAAGCTGACCATGGATTTCTATCGACGCAACTACATCGAGGGCCTGTTCTTGTCGTCAGGCGTCATCCGCTCGCCGGACGAGACAATGGGCGAGATGGTGGAGGTGGCGCGGCGGCTGCGGCTGGAAGAGAAGTTTTCTGGCTACATTCATCTGAAAACCATCCCCGAAAGCTCGGCTGAACTGGTCGAGAAGGCGGGGCTCTATGCCGACCGCCTGTCGATCAATGTCGAACTGCCCACCGATGAAGGTGTGAAAAGGCTGGCGCCGGAGAAGAAGCCGGAAACGATCCGGCTTTCGATGGCCAAGCTGCGCCAGAAGATGGAGGAGAAAGCCGAGCCGACGATGCGGACCAAGAAGCGCGAGCGCTTCGCGCCGGGTGGCCAGTCGACGCAGATGATCATTGGCGCCGACAAGACCTCGGACGACGGCATATTGCACACCAGCGCACGGCTCTATGGGAGCTACCATCTGCGGCGCGTCTATTATTCCGCGTTCAGCCCGATCCCGGATTCCTCATCGTCGCTACCGCTGCAGAAGCCGCCTTTGATGCGCGAGCACCGGCTTTATCAGGCCGACTGGCTGATGCGCTTCTATGGGTTCTCCCAGCCGGAGATCCTGGCCGGCAGCAGCGACGGCATGCTCGACCTCGCCATCGACCCAAAACTGGCCTGGGCGCTGCGCAACAGAGGACAGTTCCCGGTCGACATCAACCGCGCCAACCGCGAAGCCCTGCTGCGCGTGCCGGGCCTCGGCACCAAGGTGATCGCGAAAATCCTGGAGACCCGCCGCCACCGGCGGCTGCGGCTCGAAGATGTCGGGCGCCTGTGTCAATCGATTGCCAAGCTGCGGCCCTTCATCATCGCCGAAGGCTGGTCGCCGGGCGGGCTGACGGACAAGGCCGGGCTGCGCGACACCATCGTGCGCTCCTGCGAACAGCTGTCACTGTTTTGA
- a CDS encoding phage holin family protein: MENGGDRRPFGSVVNEAIGHFASLMRLDLRVLEAEMRGKTATILSSGACGMAAAILFMLAAFALVEFLILAMIYLGVGAMVACLLVGIVLIGGGFFSLHLAKQALVGWTITPVETLNQVRSDVAALKQGIRYGSTQR; encoded by the coding sequence ATGGAAAATGGTGGCGACCGCCGTCCCTTCGGCAGTGTCGTCAACGAAGCGATCGGTCACTTCGCTTCGTTGATGCGCCTGGACCTGCGCGTGCTCGAGGCGGAAATGAGGGGAAAGACCGCGACGATCCTCTCTTCCGGTGCATGTGGAATGGCGGCCGCTATTTTGTTCATGCTGGCAGCCTTCGCCTTGGTCGAATTTCTGATCCTGGCAATGATCTATCTTGGTGTCGGCGCGATGGTCGCCTGTCTGCTCGTCGGCATAGTCTTGATTGGCGGAGGGTTTTTCTCCCTTCATCTCGCCAAACAGGCCCTGGTCGGATGGACCATCACTCCCGTCGAGACGCTCAACCAGGTGCGCAGCGATGTGGCCGCATTGAAACAGGGGATTCGCTATGGCTCAACTCAACGATGA
- a CDS encoding DUF768 domain-containing protein: MSVRGVNFLGNWMADHLPNAFTDDPAAISDLADQAMKAAEGQGIFPGEISEEVGSVFEVILEAMRYRDGKKGVYNRWQE, translated from the coding sequence ATGAGCGTGCGCGGCGTCAACTTCCTCGGTAACTGGATGGCCGATCACCTGCCCAATGCCTTCACTGATGACCCAGCCGCGATCAGCGATCTTGCCGACCAGGCGATGAAGGCAGCGGAAGGGCAGGGTATATTCCCGGGTGAAATTTCCGAAGAAGTTGGCAGCGTATTCGAGGTCATTCTTGAAGCCATGCGGTACCGCGACGGGAAAAAGGGGGTTTACAACCGCTGGCAGGAATAG
- a CDS encoding DUF982 domain-containing protein — translation MGKFRTLSSVSEAAIFMMERWPESHGPSYRAALQACTGPLTTAEDVGNARRAFLAAAKEVGLNVKAVSVQDDPPLPRSLEQSKSSYIGDEKRRDRGDREEQEDFLVRFVAREAGITEAQARELINVIGTDRASLLREARILKARQ, via the coding sequence GTGGGCAAATTTCGTACTTTGAGCAGCGTGTCCGAGGCCGCCATCTTCATGATGGAGCGCTGGCCTGAATCGCACGGACCAAGTTACCGGGCAGCACTGCAGGCTTGCACGGGCCCCCTGACTACAGCCGAGGACGTTGGGAATGCTCGGCGAGCCTTTCTGGCGGCTGCCAAGGAGGTTGGCCTGAATGTGAAAGCTGTTTCGGTACAAGACGACCCTCCATTGCCCCGCTCACTCGAGCAGTCCAAGTCGTCCTACATCGGCGATGAGAAACGACGCGACCGCGGGGATAGGGAGGAGCAAGAGGATTTTCTCGTCCGATTCGTTGCGCGGGAAGCCGGCATCACCGAAGCGCAGGCTCGTGAACTGATCAATGTGATTGGCACGGATCGAGCATCATTGCTGCGAGAGGCCAGAATATTGAAGGCGCGGCAGTGA
- a CDS encoding FAD-binding oxidoreductase: MPRKLDLTSGRPVWFAYRAPAVPVEKLARDVKTDVLIVGMGISGAMMADALTRYGHSVIVIDRRGPLKGSTPATTALVQFEIDQPLIKLSRMIGRASAEKAWRRSRLAVLNLRGRIAELGIDCGSTCIQSLYLSGNALGPSQLHEEAEARRQAGIGATYLSHEPLAEKFGIDRAAAILSHDNLALDPRKLTAGLLLKSRARKARFYAPVEATTIEDSRDEVVVGSSLGPTITAKHVVLATGFELTDIVPATAHRIISTWAIGTRRQPRNIWPGAAFIWEASEPYLYMRATADGRVICGGEDEDFTNEDLRDSLTADKAARIAEKLGRLFPHLDTGPEFAWAGSFGTTTTGLPYIGALPQHPRLHAVMGYGGNGITFSQIASEIVSSAIGGADDTDTELFAFGR, from the coding sequence ATGCCCCGCAAGCTCGATCTCACAAGCGGCCGGCCGGTCTGGTTCGCCTACCGGGCGCCTGCGGTGCCCGTCGAAAAACTCGCGCGCGACGTGAAGACCGACGTGCTGATTGTCGGCATGGGCATCAGCGGCGCCATGATGGCGGACGCGCTGACGCGCTACGGCCATTCGGTGATCGTGATCGACCGGCGCGGCCCGCTGAAAGGCTCGACTCCGGCAACGACGGCGCTCGTGCAGTTCGAGATCGACCAGCCGCTGATAAAACTTTCGCGCATGATCGGCCGAGCCTCTGCGGAAAAGGCGTGGCGGCGCTCGCGGCTTGCCGTGCTGAACCTCCGTGGACGCATCGCCGAACTGGGCATCGACTGCGGCTCTACCTGCATCCAGTCGCTCTATCTCTCGGGCAACGCGCTCGGACCTTCGCAATTGCACGAGGAAGCGGAAGCCCGCAGGCAGGCGGGCATCGGTGCAACCTACCTGAGCCATGAACCATTGGCGGAAAAATTCGGCATCGACCGTGCCGCGGCCATTCTCAGCCATGACAACCTCGCGCTTGATCCACGCAAGCTCACCGCCGGCCTGCTGCTCAAGTCGCGGGCGCGCAAAGCACGGTTTTATGCACCGGTCGAGGCGACAACCATCGAGGACAGTCGCGACGAGGTCGTTGTCGGCAGCAGCCTCGGCCCGACCATCACTGCGAAACATGTGGTGCTGGCAACAGGCTTCGAACTGACCGACATCGTGCCGGCGACAGCACACCGCATCATCTCGACATGGGCGATCGGCACCCGTCGACAGCCGCGCAACATCTGGCCGGGCGCCGCCTTCATCTGGGAAGCATCTGAACCCTATCTCTATATGCGTGCGACAGCGGACGGTCGCGTTATCTGCGGCGGCGAGGACGAGGATTTCACCAACGAGGACCTTCGCGATTCATTGACGGCCGATAAGGCTGCACGAATCGCCGAAAAACTCGGGCGACTGTTTCCGCATCTGGACACCGGGCCTGAATTCGCCTGGGCCGGGTCCTTTGGCACCACGACCACGGGACTGCCCTATATCGGCGCGCTGCCGCAGCATCCGCGCCTTCATGCGGTGATGGGTTATGGCGGCAACGGCATCACCTTCTCGCAGATCGCCTCCGAGATCGTTTCCTCCGCAATTGGCGGCGCCGATGACACCGATACAGAGCTGTTCGCATTCGGTCGTTAG
- a CDS encoding GlsB/YeaQ/YmgE family stress response membrane protein, which produces MQNPGVGWIAAIIIGGIAGWLAEMFMKSNMGVLMNIILGIVGAVVANLLLGLLGVSLAGWLGYLVAGFIGACILIAVARIIKR; this is translated from the coding sequence ATGCAGAATCCTGGCGTTGGTTGGATCGCGGCGATCATCATCGGCGGTATCGCCGGATGGCTGGCCGAGATGTTTATGAAGAGCAACATGGGCGTGCTCATGAACATCATTTTGGGAATTGTGGGCGCCGTCGTTGCCAACCTACTCCTCGGACTACTTGGCGTATCGTTGGCCGGCTGGCTGGGTTACCTGGTCGCAGGCTTCATCGGGGCGTGTATCTTGATTGCAGTGGCCCGAATTATCAAACGCTGA
- a CDS encoding DNA-binding protein produces the protein MKCHHPDVFCAALLNAQPMGFYAPAQIVRDTRDHGVEVRPVCVNASRWDCTLEPTEDEERFAVRLGLRMVRGLANADAATIVTTRADRAFASVDDLWHRSGVPAASLVELAQADAFQPALSLVRREALWAIKALRDEPLPLFAAASAREQQTVPEIQEPVVALRPMTSGGEVVEDYGHVGLTLRDHPVSFLRADLRRKRIVSCRQAMQARDGQWLEAAGLVLVRQRPGSAKGVMFVTIEDETGIANLVVWVKVFERFRRVVLGAGMIGVYGRIQREGEVVHLVAHRLSDLSVDLASVGERDAAFPLPHGRGDEFHHGSPTPDPRGLSKGPRPRNIIDPYLHIDQIKVKTRDFK, from the coding sequence ATGAAGTGCCATCACCCCGATGTTTTCTGCGCGGCTCTCCTCAACGCCCAGCCGATGGGTTTCTACGCGCCGGCGCAGATCGTCCGCGACACCCGCGATCATGGTGTCGAAGTGCGTCCGGTCTGCGTCAACGCCTCTCGCTGGGATTGCACGCTCGAGCCCACCGAAGATGAGGAGCGGTTCGCGGTTCGCCTTGGCCTGCGCATGGTGCGTGGTCTTGCCAATGCCGATGCGGCAACCATCGTCACCACACGCGCTGATCGGGCCTTCGCGTCGGTCGATGATCTTTGGCATCGGTCTGGTGTGCCCGCCGCCTCTCTGGTCGAGCTCGCCCAGGCCGATGCGTTTCAGCCGGCTTTGTCGCTGGTCAGGCGCGAGGCGTTGTGGGCGATCAAAGCGCTGCGTGACGAGCCGTTGCCGCTGTTTGCCGCTGCTTCTGCGCGCGAGCAGCAAACGGTGCCGGAGATCCAGGAACCGGTCGTGGCATTGCGTCCCATGACATCGGGCGGCGAGGTGGTCGAGGACTACGGGCATGTCGGGCTGACCCTGCGCGATCATCCCGTCTCCTTCCTCCGCGCGGATCTGCGCCGCAAGCGGATCGTCTCTTGCCGGCAGGCCATGCAGGCGCGCGATGGCCAGTGGCTCGAGGCAGCGGGCCTCGTGCTGGTTCGGCAACGACCTGGGTCGGCCAAGGGCGTCATGTTCGTCACGATCGAGGATGAGACCGGCATCGCCAATCTGGTGGTGTGGGTGAAGGTGTTTGAAAGGTTTCGCAGAGTGGTCCTCGGTGCCGGCATGATTGGCGTCTATGGGCGCATTCAGCGCGAAGGCGAGGTGGTTCATCTCGTCGCCCATCGGCTCAGCGATCTGTCCGTCGATCTGGCCAGCGTTGGCGAGCGCGATGCTGCCTTTCCGCTGCCGCATGGCCGCGGCGACGAGTTCCATCACGGAAGCCCGACGCCCGACCCGCGCGGGCTGTCTAAGGGGCCGAGGCCAAGGAATATCATCGATCCCTATCTTCACATCGACCAGATCAAGGTGAAGACGCGGGATTTCAAGTAA
- a CDS encoding DUF768 domain-containing protein codes for MSMRGTNFLHKWISSNVPETVGADIISVAELTQKLFADAKALGINSAEIEEDTGSVYETILDAIVHHDAGR; via the coding sequence ATGAGCATGCGCGGGACCAACTTTCTTCACAAGTGGATTTCCAGCAATGTCCCGGAGACGGTCGGCGCCGACATCATCTCAGTCGCCGAGCTGACGCAAAAGCTGTTCGCCGACGCCAAGGCGCTCGGGATCAACAGCGCCGAGATCGAGGAAGATACGGGCAGCGTCTATGAGACGATTCTCGACGCGATAGTCCACCATGATGCCGGCCGATAA